Proteins from one Chanodichthys erythropterus isolate Z2021 chromosome 15, ASM2448905v1, whole genome shotgun sequence genomic window:
- the oscp1a gene encoding protein OSCP1a → MSQRTLPLLIINLGGEMIYILDQRLRAQDENGDKTQRGVWTDDDRKRVMNDIVGTMFNKAFLEELLRPQDLYSHRALRTVLTRIAHASIMRLNLASMDKLYDLMTMAFKYQIVLCPRPQDLLLITFNHTDTIKELVRDNPSLVNQINEAQRQLIEVYTPLSDGEFQLIRHTLLVLFQDMQIRVSIFLKEKIQNPNGHFVLQTSGPVPHGFEVPGLIRWFNVKGREVRRTRFPSGGSYTSAVRQASFDLSGDRVTLLGTNMYSTPSPEDMDSPTTSTQKPKQADTTPNPLATEELNLLAKLMGGMEVQKLLNVEAGFRVNLLALDQEEEEEGIVISEGTGHQSSRVINIQVTQDQLASTELARIAGEFDEEGRQTEGPGNKGDDLLAMMDEL, encoded by the exons ATGTCTCAAAGAACTCTTCCTTTGCTCATCATAAACCTCGGCGGAGAAATGATCTACATTCTGGATCAGCGCCTCCGAGCGCAGGATGAAAACGGTGATAAAACTCAGAGAG GTGTTTGGACAGATGATGACAGGAAAAGAG TTATGAATGATATAGTGGGCACTATGTTCAATAAGGCTTTTCTAGAGGAGCTCTTGCGGCCACAGGATCTGTATTCCCACCGAGCCCTGCGGACAGTTTTGACACGGATAGCACACGCCTCAATTATGCGTCTTAACCTGGCCAGCATGGACAAG CTGTATGATTTGATGACTATGGCCTTTAAGTATCAGATCGTTCTGTGTCCACGTCCACAAGATTTACTGCTCATCACCTTCAACCACACGGACACCATCAAGGAACTGGTTAGGGATAATCCCAGCCTCGTTAACCAGATCAACGAAGCGCAGCGGCAGCTTATTGAG GTATACACACCCTTATCCGATGGGGAGTTTCAACTCATCCGACATACACTGCTGGTTCTCTTTCAAGATATGCAAATCAGG GTCTCAATTTTCTTGAAAGAAAAAATCCAGAACCCTAATGGGCATTTTGTGCTGCAGACCTCAGGGCCGGTGCCTCACGGATTTGAGGTTCCTGGTTTAATTAG GTGGTTTAATGTTAAAGGCCGTGAGGTGAGGAGAACAAGGTTCCCCAGTGGAGGAAGCTACACGAGTGCTGTACGCCAGGCCTCGTTTGACCTCTCTGGAGACAGGGTCACACTTTTGGGCACCAAcat GTACAGTACACCCTCACCTGAAGACATGGATTCACCAACCACCTCTACACAGAAACCAAAGCAG GCAGACACAACCCCCAATCCTCTGGCCACAGAGGAACTCAATCTGCTCGCTAAACTGATGGGAGGAATGGAGGTGCAGAAACTCTTGAATGTAGAAGCTGGTTTCAGAGTCAACCTGTTGGCCTTGGaccaggaggaggaggaggagggcat TGTAATTTCAGAGGGAACGGGGCACCAGTCATCTAGAGTCATTAACATACAAGTCACACAG GATCAGCTGGCCAGTACTGAGCTGGCACGCATAGCAGGAGAATTTGATGAAGAGGGAAGGCAGACAGAGGGACCCGGGAACAAGGGAGATGACTTGCTGGCCATGATGGATGAGCTTTAA
- the zc3h12ab gene encoding ribonuclease ZC3H12A: MSAEISTIPTLQLYLDSLWSSSVGSHNSDINATNAWVTATTPLYNPPVFCEVRMDPAQPSPTPDESSELGSEFQTQLDLFLKLGFSQMQVRAALLKLGLNADTNRVLGELIQAAGESEEREEPTASPVLVPRGDGSSKVRSTQNHSAPAVSSAPEELVEDEDALRPIVIDGSNVAMSHGNKEVFSCLGIQLAVNFFLERGHVDITVFVPSWRKEQPRPDVPITDQHILRELERRKLLVFTPSRRVAGKRVVCYDDRFIVKLAYESDGIIVSNDTYRDLQGERPEWKRFIEERLLMYSFVNDKFMPPDDPLGRHGPTLDNFLRKTPRMPKKQPCPYGKKCTYGIKCKFHHPERTKQSQRALADELREKAKNSSTPHKPQPLSSQTPSLEEVMEQKLSLDMCGSLKKSHASENVLVVKGVPQPTQKKFPSKKERRHSPTSLESFPYGSQECMDSGLGSYECHSHEAPHCDRYCDHRKSKPSSNGRHRYVPANSQPCSCCSHQSLSACHHHSGSSNPGYGQPRYHSYGGGPIYPPVNMSQYSFPHSRGPPPHQGYWSDHYGGYPPTSHNAMQPERGHGHWSPSNHNPQWSEREQVRKKLLAIFNARLVDRAMDMFPYLLDPQRLAAEILTLQSQDGAL; encoded by the exons ATGAGTGCTGAAATCAGCACCATCCCCACGTTACAGTTGTATTTGGATTCCCTTTGGTCATCCAGCGTAGGATCTCATAACTCTGACATAAACGCCACCAACGCATGGGTAACGGCAACTACGCCTCTGTACAACCCTCCCGTTTTCTGTGAAGTTAGAATGGACCCGGCTCAGCCCAGCCCGACTCCAGATGAATCCTCAGAACTGGGGTCAGAGTTTCAGACCCAGCTCGACCTGTTCCTCAAGCTGGGGTTTTCCCAAATGCAGGTCCGCGCTGCTTTATTGAAACTAGGCCTCAACGCGGACACCAACAGGGTTTTGGGAGAGCTGATACAGGCTGCTGGGGAATCTGAAGAGAGAGAGGAACCTACAGCCTCCCCGGTTCTGGTTCCACGTGGGGATGGTTCCAGTAAAGTCCGAAGCACCCAAAATCACAGTGCTCCGGCAGTGTCGAGTGCTCCAGAAGAGCTGGTAGAGGATGAGGACGCACTCAGACCTATAGTCATTGATGGGTCTAATGTAGCCATGAG CCACGGGAACAAGGAAGTTTTTTCCTGTCTGGGAATTCAGTTGGCAGTGAACTTTTTCCTGGAGCGGGGTCACGTTGACATCACAGTGTTTGTGCCTTCCTGGAGAAAAGAACAGCCGCGACCTGATGTTCCCATTACAG ATCAGCACATTCTGCGGGAATTGGAACGGAGGAAGCTCTTGGTGTTCACACCGTCCAGAAGGGTGGCCGGAAAACGGGTGGTTTGCTATGACGACCGTTTTATCGTGAAGCTGGCGTACGAATCCGACGGCATCATTGTATCCAATGACACTTACCGAGATCTGCAAGGAGAACGTCCTGAGTGGAAGCGTTTCATAGAGGAGAGGCTTCTGATGTACTCGTTCGTCAATGACAA GTTTATGCCTCCAGATGACCCTTTGGGAAGACATGGACCCACCCTTGACAACTTTCTGAGAAAAACCCCACGTATGCCTAAGAAACAGCCCTGTCCTTACG GAAAGAAGTGCACTTACGGAATCAAGTGTAAATTCCATCATCCGGAGCGAACCAAGCAATCCCAGCGTGCCCTGGCCGATGAGCTCCGAGAGAAAGCCAAAAATTCATCCACGCCGCACAAACCTCAGCCGCTTTCCAGTCAGACTCCGTCTCTGGAGGAAGTTATGGAACAGAAATTATCCCTCGACATGTGCGGGTCTCTCAAGAAGAGTCACGCCAGTGAAAATGTCCTTGTCGTAAAAGGAGTCCCCCAGCCAACGCAAAAGAAGTTTCCTTCGAAAAAAGAACGCCGGCATTCGCCAACAAGCCTGGAGTCTTTTCCCTACGGATCTCAAGAGTGTATGGATTCTGGCTTGGGTTCCTACGAATGTCATTCTCATGAAGCTCCACATTGCGATCGCTACTGCGACCACAGGAAGTCCAAACCATCCAGCAATGGGCGGCATCGCTACGTTCCAGCCAATAGCCAACCCTGCAGTTGCTGTTCCCACCAATCCCTGAGTGCCTGTCACCACCACAGCGGCTCATCAAACCCGGGTTACGGTCAACCTCGCTATCACTCCTACGGCGGAGGTCCAATTTACCCTCCTGTCAACATGTCCCAGTATTCATTTCCACACAGCAGAGGGCCTCCTCCGCACCAGGGCTACTGGTCCGATCATTATGGTGGCTATCCTCCAACATCCCACAATGCCATGCAGCCAGAGAGAGGACATGGACACTGGTCCCCTTCCAATCACAATCCTCAGTGGTCCGAACGGGAGCAGGTGAGGAAGAAATTACTCGCGATTTTCAATGCACGTTTGGTGGACAGGGCCATGGACATGTTCCCATATCTCCTGGATCCACAAAGACTGGCAGCAGAGATTTTGACCCTTCAGTCTCAGGACGGGGCTTTATGA